One genomic segment of Synechocystis sp. LKSZ1 includes these proteins:
- a CDS encoding RDD family protein, protein MALFNRYTLQTPESVELDFRLAGIGNRLYALLLDYLFLGVMIIALMLVWLICFFALEDWFSGIAGWELWLFAIQLLLLFALYVGYFVCFETLWQGQTPGKRWVKIRVIRDDGRPIGLAQATLRALLRPIDDLLYIGMFFIIFSRQEKRIGDWLAGTLVIEETTVPRRQQSPKLLATLERARPLAQRLQIHSNLGQLSPEQLAIVRQYLLNRREMLATARQNISQKLQTQVQEIIQFSQFSPDLAPDLFLEAVYLAYEDLPTPEPRLASPPPPALESPEDPLQF, encoded by the coding sequence ATGGCTCTTTTTAATCGTTACACCCTGCAAACCCCGGAAAGTGTGGAACTAGATTTTCGCCTGGCGGGTATTGGCAATCGACTCTATGCCCTGCTCCTCGATTACCTCTTTCTTGGGGTCATGATCATTGCCCTGATGCTGGTCTGGTTGATTTGTTTTTTTGCTCTAGAGGATTGGTTCAGTGGCATTGCCGGCTGGGAATTGTGGTTGTTTGCCATCCAATTACTCCTCCTGTTTGCCCTCTACGTCGGCTATTTCGTCTGTTTTGAAACCCTTTGGCAGGGCCAAACCCCCGGTAAGCGCTGGGTGAAAATTCGAGTCATTCGGGATGATGGCCGTCCCATCGGCCTGGCCCAAGCTACCCTGCGGGCCCTCCTGCGGCCCATTGATGACCTGCTCTACATCGGCATGTTTTTTATTATTTTTAGTCGTCAAGAAAAACGCATTGGTGATTGGCTGGCGGGAACCTTGGTGATTGAGGAAACTACTGTTCCTCGCCGTCAGCAATCCCCCAAATTACTCGCAACCCTAGAACGGGCCCGACCCCTGGCCCAACGCTTGCAGATTCACAGTAACCTGGGGCAGTTATCCCCTGAACAATTGGCCATTGTGCGTCAGTACTTGCTTAATCGCCGAGAAATGCTGGCAACAGCCCGCCAGAATATTAGTCAGAAACTCCAGACCCAGGTGCAGGAAATTATCCAATTTAGTCAATTTTCCCCGGATTTAGCGCCAGATCTGTTTCTAGAGGCCGTTTATTTGGCCTACGAAGACCTGCCCACTCCGGAACCGCGTCTCGCGTCTCCTCCCCCTCCAGCGCTGGAGAGTCCAGAAGATCCGCTACAATTTTGA
- a CDS encoding ABC transporter ATP-binding protein, translated as MADLILEVRHLQVEFGPPGQRLAAVKGIDFQLQRGQVLGLVGESGSGKSVTALALMGLVPAPGRVLPTSEIWFAGKADRPTVNLVTLAEAERRRYRGGQMAMIFQEPMSSLNPVYSIGFQIIEAIRLHQQVTAEQAQNQAMALLQEVQVLPRDEALEAEFLALGPHDAGSVLIKLKRYIRQRKLALLKRYPHELSGGQLQRVMIAMAIASNPTLLIADEPTTALDVTVQAEILRLLRDLCKTHRDMSLVFISHDLGVINEIADQVAVMYQGQIVEQGEKDQILHHPQHPYSQGLLACRPRLQPQLAQLPTVADFLGSPAEPPASILVTPEAEQTRLQGLMAQPPLLQVEALTVEFGRARLGGQSRKFKALDQISFQVYPGETLGLVGESGCGKSTLARTLLRLITPRSGRIWFDQQELTALARRSARLRHLRREMQIIFQNPYSSLNPRLSIGQAIQEPMQIHQVGGPKQQRQRVAELLERVGLDPAWFHRYPHELSGGQRQRVCIARALALNPRFIICDESVSALDVSVQAQVLNLLKDLQRERQLTYIFISHDLSVVRFMSDRIMVMNRGQLAEAIAPAQDIITAPQSAYTQKLIASIPQFPDPVV; from the coding sequence ATGGCTGACTTAATTCTAGAGGTGCGTCACTTACAGGTGGAATTTGGCCCCCCCGGCCAGCGGTTAGCGGCGGTCAAGGGCATTGATTTTCAGCTACAAAGGGGCCAGGTACTGGGTTTAGTGGGGGAATCGGGTTCCGGCAAATCCGTGACGGCCCTGGCCCTGATGGGCTTGGTCCCGGCTCCTGGCCGAGTGCTACCCACCAGTGAGATTTGGTTTGCGGGCAAGGCCGACCGGCCGACCGTCAACCTTGTCACCCTAGCGGAAGCCGAGCGAAGACGCTATCGCGGCGGCCAAATGGCCATGATTTTCCAAGAGCCGATGAGTTCCCTCAATCCGGTCTATAGCATTGGTTTTCAAATTATTGAAGCCATTCGTCTGCACCAACAAGTAACGGCTGAGCAGGCCCAAAACCAGGCTATGGCCCTCCTACAGGAAGTCCAGGTATTGCCTAGAGACGAGGCCCTGGAAGCGGAATTTTTGGCCCTGGGGCCCCACGATGCCGGTTCCGTCCTGATTAAGCTCAAGCGTTATATTCGCCAACGCAAGCTGGCCCTTTTGAAGCGCTATCCCCACGAATTATCCGGGGGCCAACTCCAGCGGGTGATGATCGCCATGGCCATTGCCAGTAATCCGACCCTGCTGATTGCTGATGAACCCACCACGGCCCTGGATGTGACGGTTCAGGCCGAGATTTTACGCCTACTACGGGATCTGTGTAAAACCCATCGAGACATGTCCTTGGTCTTTATTTCCCATGACCTGGGGGTGATCAACGAAATTGCTGACCAGGTTGCCGTCATGTACCAGGGCCAGATCGTAGAGCAGGGGGAAAAAGACCAGATTCTCCACCATCCCCAGCATCCCTACAGTCAAGGCCTTTTGGCCTGTCGTCCCCGTCTGCAACCCCAATTGGCCCAACTACCCACGGTGGCAGATTTTTTAGGAAGCCCAGCAGAGCCCCCGGCCTCCATTCTAGTTACCCCCGAAGCTGAACAAACCCGACTCCAGGGCCTAATGGCCCAACCGCCCTTGCTCCAAGTCGAGGCCCTGACGGTGGAATTTGGCCGGGCCAGACTAGGGGGGCAGTCCCGCAAATTTAAGGCCCTAGACCAGATTTCCTTTCAGGTCTATCCAGGAGAAACTCTTGGCTTGGTGGGGGAATCGGGGTGCGGTAAATCAACCCTAGCGAGAACCCTTTTGCGCTTGATTACGCCCCGCTCCGGCCGCATTTGGTTTGACCAACAGGAATTAACGGCCCTGGCCCGGCGTTCGGCTCGCTTGCGTCACCTGCGTCGAGAGATGCAAATTATTTTTCAAAATCCCTACAGTTCCCTGAATCCGCGTCTGAGCATTGGCCAGGCCATCCAGGAACCGATGCAGATCCATCAGGTTGGTGGACCAAAACAACAACGTCAGCGGGTGGCAGAGCTATTGGAACGGGTGGGCCTCGACCCCGCTTGGTTCCATCGCTATCCCCACGAACTATCGGGGGGCCAACGTCAACGGGTTTGCATTGCTCGGGCCCTGGCCCTGAATCCTCGTTTCATTATTTGTGATGAATCAGTGTCGGCCCTAGATGTTTCGGTACAGGCCCAGGTGCTCAACCTCCTCAAAGACCTCCAGCGGGAGCGGCAACTCACCTACATTTTTATTTCCCACGACTTGAGTGTGGTGCGGTTTATGAGCGACCGCATTATGGTCATGAATCGAGGCCAATTAGCCGAGGCCATTGCCCCGGCCCAGGACATCATCACGGCCCCCCAGAGTGCTTACACCCAGAAGCTGATTGCGTCTATTCCCCAATTCCCCGACCCCGTTGTCTGA
- a CDS encoding YceD family protein: MQPIYIPHLLKMPQTRQTLYLDQMVPELETLTPVRGELTVRHGGTFLEVTLKAETIVTLLCDRCIQNYNHRLVVETSELIWLDKTQGEEVPGAERELAWEDLSETLPPDGHFDAEKWLYEQLMLAHPLRRLCGKACQAPVPPPGEALRDQRWSALEILKQQLSSQN; the protein is encoded by the coding sequence ATGCAACCGATCTACATTCCCCATTTACTGAAGATGCCCCAGACCCGGCAGACCCTCTACCTGGATCAGATGGTGCCGGAATTGGAAACCTTGACCCCTGTGCGGGGAGAATTGACGGTGCGCCATGGAGGAACCTTTTTGGAAGTGACCCTGAAAGCTGAAACAATTGTGACCTTGCTCTGTGACCGCTGTATCCAGAACTATAACCACCGTCTAGTGGTCGAAACGTCTGAATTGATCTGGTTGGATAAAACCCAAGGAGAGGAAGTGCCCGGCGCAGAACGGGAATTGGCCTGGGAAGACCTGTCGGAGACACTCCCCCCCGATGGCCACTTTGATGCCGAGAAGTGGCTCTACGAACAATTAATGCTGGCCCATCCCCTACGACGCCTCTGTGGCAAGGCCTGTCAGGCCCCTGTTCCTCCCCCGGGCGAGGCCCTGCGTGATCAGCGCTGGTCGGCCCTAGAAATCCTCAAACAACAATTGTCTTCCCAGAACTAG
- a CDS encoding 2-phosphosulfolactate phosphatase family protein: MEVFVYHTPELTPADTLPDCAVVIDVLRATSTIATALKVGTCAVQTFSSLTDLVNASQQWPASQRLLAGERGGAKVEGYDLGNSPLDCTPELMAGKRLFLSTTNGTRALQRVTEAKTVLAGALINRQAIVNYLLDHQPQTLWLLGSGWEGGYSLEDTVCAGAIASLLTQTASYQVGNDEVIAAIALYQQWQDRLGELLQQASHGQRLLRLGCNQDLHYCASLDILDIVPMQMGPGLMMTF, translated from the coding sequence GTGGAAGTTTTCGTTTACCATACGCCGGAATTAACCCCAGCCGATACTTTACCCGACTGTGCGGTTGTGATTGACGTTCTACGGGCCACCAGCACCATTGCCACTGCCCTCAAGGTGGGAACCTGCGCCGTACAAACGTTTAGCTCCTTAACCGACCTCGTTAATGCGAGTCAGCAATGGCCAGCCTCCCAACGCTTGCTAGCGGGAGAACGGGGCGGGGCCAAAGTGGAAGGCTACGACTTGGGTAATTCTCCCCTGGATTGCACACCGGAATTAATGGCGGGGAAAAGGCTTTTCTTAAGTACAACCAATGGCACCAGGGCCCTGCAACGGGTAACAGAGGCTAAAACCGTCCTGGCCGGTGCGCTAATTAACCGTCAAGCCATTGTTAACTATCTCCTCGATCACCAACCCCAAACCCTGTGGCTCTTAGGTTCCGGCTGGGAGGGGGGCTACTCCCTCGAAGATACGGTTTGTGCAGGGGCCATTGCCAGCCTATTAACCCAGACCGCTAGCTATCAAGTGGGTAATGATGAGGTGATTGCCGCCATTGCCCTGTACCAGCAGTGGCAAGACCGTCTGGGGGAACTTCTGCAACAGGCCAGCCATGGCCAACGCCTGCTCCGCCTCGGTTGTAACCAAGACCTCCACTACTGTGCCAGCCTGGATATCTTGGATATTGTCCCGATGCAGATGGGCCCTGGCTTGATGATGACGTTTTAG
- the der gene encoding ribosome biogenesis GTPase Der, producing MPLPIVAVIGRPNVGKSTLVNRLAGNQQAIVHDQPGITRDRTYRPAFWLDREFQVVDTGGLVFDDDSEFLPQIREQASLALAEARVAILVVDGQSGPTPSDEEIAQWLRHQSVPVILAVNKCESPDQGLIQAAQFWELGLGEPFPISAIHGSGTGELLDALLHHLPIIDPDAEPDEIKVAIIGRPNVGKSSLLNALTGEKRAIVSPIAGTTRDAIDTVVERNGQRYRLIDTAGIRRKKNVDYGAEFFSINRSFKAIRRSDVVLFVLDVLDGVTEQDLKLAGRIIEEGRAVILVINKWDAVEKDNYTIYDYQKDLLSRLYFMEWAEMIFISAQTGQRVQKILDAVDVAAESHRRRVSTAVINEVLEEAVGWHSPPTTRQGKQGKIYYGTQVSTQPPTIALFVNDPQRFNDNYRRYIEGQFRKQLGFQGSPLRLFWRGKKVRAVEASANRATKV from the coding sequence ATGCCTCTCCCGATTGTTGCTGTTATTGGCCGGCCTAATGTGGGCAAATCGACCCTGGTCAACCGCTTGGCCGGTAATCAGCAGGCCATTGTTCACGACCAGCCGGGGATTACCCGAGACCGTACCTACCGTCCCGCCTTTTGGTTAGACCGGGAGTTCCAAGTAGTGGATACCGGGGGCCTAGTATTTGATGATGATAGTGAATTTCTGCCTCAAATCCGTGAACAGGCCAGCCTGGCCCTGGCGGAGGCCCGCGTAGCCATTTTGGTGGTAGATGGCCAGAGTGGCCCGACCCCTAGTGATGAGGAAATTGCCCAGTGGTTGCGCCATCAATCGGTGCCTGTGATTTTGGCCGTGAATAAGTGTGAATCCCCTGACCAGGGCCTAATCCAAGCGGCCCAGTTTTGGGAACTCGGCCTGGGAGAACCCTTTCCCATCTCTGCCATCCATGGCAGTGGCACCGGAGAATTGCTGGATGCCCTCTTGCACCATCTGCCGATCATTGACCCCGATGCCGAACCGGATGAAATTAAGGTGGCGATTATCGGTCGGCCGAATGTGGGGAAATCCAGCCTGCTCAATGCCCTGACGGGGGAAAAGCGGGCCATTGTCAGTCCCATTGCCGGGACGACGCGGGATGCCATTGATACTGTGGTGGAACGAAACGGCCAACGCTACCGCTTGATCGACACGGCTGGGATTCGCCGCAAAAAAAATGTGGACTACGGAGCCGAGTTTTTTAGTATTAATCGTTCCTTCAAGGCCATTCGTCGTTCCGATGTGGTGCTGTTTGTACTAGATGTCCTAGACGGGGTCACAGAGCAAGACTTGAAACTGGCGGGACGAATTATTGAAGAGGGCCGGGCCGTCATTTTAGTGATTAATAAATGGGATGCGGTAGAGAAGGATAACTACACCATCTACGACTATCAAAAAGACCTCCTTTCCCGTCTCTATTTCATGGAATGGGCCGAAATGATTTTTATTAGTGCCCAGACCGGCCAGCGGGTGCAAAAAATCCTGGATGCGGTGGATGTGGCGGCGGAAAGTCACCGTCGGCGAGTCAGTACCGCCGTGATCAACGAAGTCCTAGAAGAGGCCGTGGGTTGGCATTCTCCCCCGACGACGCGCCAGGGTAAACAGGGCAAAATCTACTACGGCACCCAGGTCTCCACTCAGCCTCCCACCATTGCTTTGTTTGTCAACGACCCCCAGCGCTTCAACGACAACTATCGTCGCTACATTGAGGGCCAATTCCGTAAGCAACTCGGTTTTCAAGGATCTCCCCTGCGGCTGTTTTGGCGAGGCAAAAAGGTCAGGGCGGTGGAGGCCAGTGCCAACCGGGCCACCAAGGTCTAA
- a CDS encoding DUF3007 family protein, producing the protein MRRIDALGIGLGFFLSGGLVYAILLGLGVDSQKAGIWTQAVLVGGLVLWLLSYIFRVFTHDMTYHQQIKDYEEAMIQKRWDNMTPAEREALQAEVERERNAAPPAPSSSETNP; encoded by the coding sequence ATGCGACGGATTGATGCCCTCGGTATTGGGCTAGGCTTTTTCCTCTCCGGGGGACTGGTGTACGCCATTTTGTTAGGTCTTGGGGTAGATAGCCAAAAAGCCGGGATTTGGACTCAGGCGGTTCTGGTCGGGGGCCTGGTGCTTTGGTTGTTGTCCTATATTTTTCGGGTATTTACCCACGACATGACCTACCATCAGCAAATCAAGGACTATGAGGAGGCCATGATCCAAAAGCGTTGGGACAATATGACACCAGCGGAACGGGAGGCCCTCCAGGCAGAAGTCGAGCGTGAAAGAAATGCTGCTCCTCCAGCCCCATCCTCCTCAGAAACGAATCCTTAG
- the rpmA gene encoding 50S ribosomal protein L27, giving the protein MAHKKGTGSTRNGRDSNSKRLGVKRYGGQAVTAGSILIRQRGTQVHPGENVGRGSDDTLFALIDGVVKFEYKTRSRRKVSVYPVATEA; this is encoded by the coding sequence ATGGCTCATAAGAAAGGAACTGGCAGTACCCGTAACGGACGGGACTCAAATTCTAAGCGTCTCGGTGTCAAACGCTACGGTGGACAGGCGGTCACTGCAGGCAGTATCCTGATTCGTCAGCGGGGCACCCAGGTTCACCCCGGCGAAAATGTCGGTCGCGGTAGTGATGATACCCTCTTTGCCTTGATTGATGGCGTTGTGAAATTTGAATACAAAACCCGCAGTCGTCGCAAAGTTAGCGTCTATCCGGTAGCCACCGAGGCCTAA
- the rplU gene encoding 50S ribosomal protein L21, producing the protein MSYAIIEAGGTQLRVEPGRFYDINRLAGEPEDAYVIDKVLLINNNNDISVGQPFVAGATVEGEILSHRRGRKIIVYKMRPKKKTRKKRGHRQELTRLLIKSISINGQAIAAVSDEDLKKPVLGASEED; encoded by the coding sequence ATGAGTTACGCCATTATTGAAGCTGGGGGCACCCAGTTACGGGTAGAACCCGGTCGCTTCTACGACATCAATCGTCTAGCAGGAGAACCTGAAGACGCCTACGTGATTGATAAAGTACTGCTCATTAACAACAATAACGACATTAGTGTTGGCCAGCCCTTTGTGGCCGGGGCCACCGTTGAAGGCGAAATCCTTTCCCACCGTCGGGGTCGCAAAATTATTGTTTACAAAATGCGCCCGAAGAAGAAAACTCGCAAAAAACGGGGCCACCGTCAGGAACTTACTCGTTTGTTGATCAAGTCCATCAGTATTAATGGTCAAGCGATTGCAGCAGTCAGTGACGAAGATTTGAAGAAACCCGTGCTGGGGGCTTCGGAAGAAGACTAG
- a CDS encoding NAD(P)H-quinone oxidoreductase subunit L encodes MNALLPLIISDTGLLALLYLVLSGVYLLVLPAVVYFYLNSRWYVASSVERVIMYFLVFFSFPGMLLLSPILNFRPQRRAV; translated from the coding sequence ATGAATGCTCTGTTGCCCCTAATCATTTCAGATACGGGCCTCCTGGCCCTACTTTACCTTGTCCTCAGTGGCGTGTATCTGCTGGTTTTGCCAGCCGTGGTCTATTTCTACCTCAATAGTCGCTGGTATGTAGCTAGCTCCGTGGAACGAGTGATCATGTACTTCCTGGTCTTTTTCTCTTTTCCGGGGATGCTCCTGCTAAGCCCGATTTTGAATTTTCGTCCTCAACGCCGGGCGGTTTAG